In Vibrio mangrovi, the DNA window GCTCCTTGGTTTTGCCTACCGGGAACTCAAAGTCAAAGATCTTTTCCCAATTCTGGTCGATAGCGTCGTAACGACTTCTATCGTGCTACTGATGGTCGCCACTTCATCAGCAATGTCATGGTCGATGGCCAATGCCGATATTCCTGATTTCATCGCCGAATTTATTCTACAGGCTTCAAATAACCCCATCATGATTATGCTGCTGATGAATTTCATCTTACTGCTTATCGGCACGTTTATGGATATGACACCAGCAGTTCTGATCTTTACACCGATATTCTTGCCGATTGCCACGCAGATGGGAATCGACCCGATTCACTTCGGCATCATGATGGTATTTAACTTATGTATCGGCATCTGCACACCGCCGGTCGGAACCGCATTATTTGTCGGATGTAGTGTCTATGACACGACTTTAGGACAGGTCGTCCCCAAATTACTGCCTCTGTTCCTCATTATGATAATCACACTCACGATTGTCATTCTGGTGCCATCGCTATCTCTATGGCTACCGCATCTGGCGGGATACAACAGTTAGTAAGAACCTGGTAATCAGATCAGAACCGGCTAGTAACTAGATAAGAACTGCGGGCAGACAAAGAATCACGATAGCCCTGAGTCTGGGAGTGACCCAGAGAGCGACATGAAACAACATAGGACTGTGACATGAAAAAACTGAATCAACTACTCTTAGCTTGTACCGTTTCGGCACTAACCGGCGGTTATGTTCACGCGGCAACATTAAAGCTATCTCACACTTTACCAACCGAGCATCCGGTTCATCAGTCTCTGGAATCGTTTGCCAAAGAAGTGAAAAACCTGACGCATCTGCGGATCAAGATATATCCGAATGCAACCTTAGGTAGTGAGACTGAAAGCCTGCAAATGGTGCAAAATGGCGCGATTGCATTTACAAAAGTCAGTGCTGCAATTCTGAACACCTTTACTCCGGACTATAAGATTCTTTCTCTGCCGTACCTGTACCGGGATCGTGCCCAGTATGAAGCGGTACTCAACGGACCGATCGGTGAGCAGATTCTTGAGTCATCAAGAAAAGTCGGGTTCATTGGACTTGCTTTCCTTGATGCCGGCTCCCGTAGCTTTTATACCGACAAACCCATCAAAACACCTGCTGATTTAAAAGGATTAAAGATTCGGGTCCAGAATTCATCTCTGGCGATCGATACGATAAAGGCACTTGGAGCAACGCCAGTTCCCCTGCCATATGGTGAACTTTACTCCGCCATGCAGCAGGGAGTTGTCGACGGCGCAGAAAACAATATTCCTTCGTACTATTCATCACGCCATTATGAAGTGAAACAGGTCTTTTCCAGAGACGGACATACAACCGTGCCGGATGTCTTGATCGTATCGACCAGTACCTGGGATTCGCTGACGGACGAACAACGGAAAGGAATTCGTCAGGCAGCCAAAGAGACCGTCAAAATTCAGGAGGAGAACTGGAAAAATTATGTCAGCAAAGCAACTCAGGATCTGAAAAAACACCATGTAACATTTGTCGATAGTGACGTCCCCGCTTTCCAGGATGCGGTAAAACCGGTCTATGATCAGTTCCGCAAAAACAACCCGACACTGGTTCCGCTGCTGGAAAAAATTCAAGCCCTTTAATTGAACAAAATATCTCTTTTCTACACCGCTTCCTGAGAATGTCGTCAGGCATTCTCAGGCTTTTTTAGCTCTCAGTCCAATACTTGAGTATATCTGTCCGATATTTGAGTATACCTCTCGCATTCTCAGGAAAATTTGCGTTATGATGAAGTTATCCAGGTCAAAAATTTCTCTTTATGCGTACGATTTTTCTCATTTTGACATTGCTCATATCAGCCTTGTCTCCGCTTCAGGCACAGAAGTTCGATAATTCTTCTCCTTCCGTTTTTGCGCCTAGTCAAGAGCGATTCGTGACGGTCGATGAAGCTTTCCCTTTTCTGGCATATCAGCAAGGCAATCAGTTAACCCTGAGTTGGGAAGTAAAACCCGGCTACTATCTGTATCAACAACGTCTCAAATTCGATCCACAACAGGTCCGGATCGTTTCCACCAATATGCGTAACGGTGAGCCTCACCATGATGAGTTTTTCGGTGATGTGAATATCTATACCACACCACTTCAGGTAACGCTGGAACTGGCAGATGCCGGAGAAAATGCAGAAATTCAGGTCGGCTATCAGGGGTGTGCGGAAGAGGGATTCTGTTATCCGCCAGAAGTCCGGCACGTTCCGATCGCCCCACTCCCGGCTCCCACTGCAGCGCCGAAATCCACCGGAGTAACATTTCAGCCATTGCAGAAAACAGTCCCCCAGACAGAGCAGAACCGGCTAGCCAATTCACTGGGAGAAAATTTGTGGACTGTTGTCCTGTTCCTGTTTCTGGGTATCGGGTTAGCCTTCACTCCCTGCGTATTCCCCATGTACCCGATTGTCACCAGTATTGTTCTCGGTCAGAAAGATCTGAGTAAAAAACAAGCTTTTGGTCTGGCACTCATCTATGTACAAGGAATGGCCCTGACTTATACACTGCTCGGACTAGTTGTAGCGTCTGCCGGATTACAATTTCAGGCAGCATTGCAAAGTCCGGTGGTCCTTATAACGCTCAGCCTGCTTTTCATTCTGTTATCACTCTCTATGTTTGGCCTTTACACTATTCAGATGCCGGCATCATTGCAGACCTATCTGAATAATCTCAGTCAGCGTCAGTCCGGAGGCCGTCAATTGGGAGTGTTCGTTATGGGGGCAATTTCCGGACTGGTCTGCTCGCCCTGTACGACAGCCCCGCTTTCCGGAGCTTTACTCTATGTCGCCCAGACCGGAGACTTGATGGTCGGAGGAATTGCACTCTATCTGCTGGGTTTTGGCATGGGAATTCCGTTGATTATGATCGCGGTATTCGGACAGACTTTCCTGCCAAAATCAGGCCCATGGATGGAAAAAATCAAAGTTCTGTTTGGTTTTATTCTGCTCGCCGCCCCTATTTTTCTTCTGGAGCGGATCGTATCGGAATCATGGTCAACCGCGCTCTGGGCACTACTTGGCGTCAGCCTTTTCTTATGGATATTCCTGACTAGTCTTCGTTCGGCTGCCAGCACACTAAGAAAGACATTTCTGCTCGTACTTTCTCTGTCCGGGATTGCACTGTCTTTAACACCCGTTGCTCTGTACTCAGGAATAATTACTTCATCATCAGAATCCGCGGCTCTTTCCTTTGTCCGAATTCACAATGTGGATGAACTAAGGCAGCAGCTTGCTCAGGCAAAAGCCAGTCAACAACCAGTCATGCTCGACTTCTATGCCGACTGGTGTGTCGCCTGTAAAGAATTTGAAAAGTACACGTTTTCGGACCATACCGTACAACAGAAACTGGCAAATTACCGGCTGATTCAGGCAGATGTCACAGCAGACAACGCGCAGAACAAAGCCCTGCTGGATGAATTGAATGTACTTGGACTACCGACAATCAGTTTCTGGAATGCTTCCGGAAAAAGAATCACAGAAGCCCGAATTACCGGCTTTATGTCTGCGGATGAGTTTTTAGAGCACCTCACCTCATACGCACTTTGACACATAAACAACCAGAATAACTGGCACTGAATGGGCTGGAAACCCGGATAAATGATAATTTCATCAGCCCATGATGATGCGCTAATGCACTGAGATGCATTCAAAAAAGGGGATAGAGTTCAGAATTTTCGTGCTTCGATATTGTTCAAAAGTATAAACGGAACAATAATTTGGTTAATGACCTGTAAAAAGTACGAATTGTGATGGACTCGACCTATACCATTATCATCGCTGATGATCATCCACTATTCCGTAATGCCCTCTTTCAGTCTGTCCACATGGCAGTGAGTGGTGCAAACCTGCTGGAAGCTGATACGCTGGATGCTCTGCTCGCACTTCTGGCCAAAGAAGCAGACCCGGATCTGGTTTTACTCGATCTAAAAATGCCGGGAAGTAATGGAATGTCCGGTTTAATCCAGCTCAAAAACACCTATCCGGATTTACCGGTCGTTGTGATATCCGCCAGTGAAGAAACATCTGTCGTTGCTCAGGTAAAGAAACATGGCGCTTTCGGTTTTATTCCAAAATCCAGCGACATGCGAACACTGGTCAATGCGTTAAACAAAGTTCTCAATGGTGATCCCTACTTCCCCGAAGATCTGCCAGTCACCAATGAGGCAGCTAATGATTTAGCCGAGAAAATAGCAGCATTGACTCCGCAACAATATAAAGTATTGGGGATGTTGTCCGATGGTTTGCTGAATAAACAAATTGCCTATGAACTGAATGTTTCCGAGGCAACAATCAAGGCACACATGACCGCAATTTTCCGTAAGCTTGGTGTAAAAAACCGAACTCAGGCTGTGATTCTTCTGAATGAACTCAACGAATGATCCCAGACCATTTTACCTTCCTTGCTCAAAAAATCTGTCGTATTAAAGCACCTGATTTGTTTTGAATCCGGCTCAGACTAAGCTAATTACCTGAGAAATAACATACATTCTGTGTATATTTGTATATATACTTTTGGCTAATAATAATATCATTTAACATCTATTTTACATTCCTCCCTTTAGCTCATCCCAATTAACATACTGATTTAAATCAAAAACACTACCAGACTAAAGTTGCAAAGATCAAATAGCCACGACCTGCTATCTTGTACTGGTAACATTGTATTAACAAAATACATATAACAGAACGAGAAAGGAGACAGCTATGGCGTTTGAATCATCAGAACACGCACAAGCTTACTGGAAGGAAAATCTGGGAATCATGGGAACCTTACTGGCTATCTGGTTTCTGGTTTCTTATGGTGCCGGGGTTTTATTTGTAGATAGTCTGAACACAATTCAGTTCGGTGGGTTCAAACTCGGATTCTGGTTTGCTCAACAGGGGTCGATCTACGTCTTCGTCGCGCTCATTTTCATCTATGTCTGGCGTATGAACGCGCTCGACAAGAAATATAACGTCCACGAAGACTAACGGAGGAGTGACGTATGGATATTCAAACCTGGACATTTATCCTTGTTGGTCTCACCTTTGCCCTGTATATCGGTATTGCAATCTGGGCGAGAGCTGCTTCAACCAGTGAATTCTATGTCGCCGGTGGTGGTGTACATCCGGTCGCAAACGGTATGGCAACAGCCGCTGACTGGATGTCAGCAGCATCGTTCATTTCTATGGCGGGGATCATTTCTTTTATCGGCTATGACGGCGGTGTCTACCTGATGGGCTGGACCGGCGGCTATGTCTTGCTTGCACTTTGCCTCGCACCTTATCTACGGAAATTCGGTAAGTTTACGGTTCCTGATTTTATCGGTGATCGATATTACTCCAGAACCGCACGAATGGTGGCTGTATTCTGTGCCATTTTCGTCTCTTTCACCTATGTTGCCGGTCAAATGCGTGGGGTCGGTGTGGTCTTCGCCCGCTTCCTCGAAGTTGATATCAACATGGGAATTATCATCGGGATGGCAATTGTGTTCTTCTATGCTGTGATGGGCGGCATGAAAGGAATTACCTATACTCAGGTTGCTCAGTACTGTGTGCTGATTTTTGCTTTCTTAGTTCCTGCTATTTTCACGTCACTGATGATGACTGGTTCCCCTATCCCACAACTGGGATTCGGCTCAACGATCTCGGGAACAGACACCTATCTGCTTGACCGGCTGGACGGCCTGACTCAGGAACTGGGATTCACGGCTTATACTGACGGTTCGAAAAGTATGGTTGATGTGTTCTTTATCTGTGCAGCTCTGATGGTCGGAACCGCCGGATTACCACATGTAATTATTCGTTTCTTTACCGTACCGAAAGTATCTGATGCCCGCATATCTGCCGGGTGGGCGCTGGTATTTATTGCGCTGCTTTATACAACAGCACCAGCGGTTGCTGCATTTGCCCGGGTAAACATGATCAACACCATCAACGGACCGGATATGCAAGGCGTTCAGTCAGCTGATGCACCAAGCTGGTTTAAAAACTGGGAAAGCACCGGTCTGGTTTCATGGGAAGATAGAAACGGAGATGGACGGATGTTCTATGCCGGTGATGCCCGTAATGAAGTGAAAATTAACCGGGATATTATCGTACTGGCTTCACCAGAACTGGCAAAATTACCAAACTGGGTTGTTGCACTACTGGCAGCCGGCGGATTGGCAGCTGCACTTTCAACAGCAGCAGGATTACTTCTGGTAATCTCCACTTCGATCTCACATGACTTACTGAAAAAAGGCTTCAAACCGGATATGACAGACCGGCAGGAGCTGATGGCAGCAAGGTTTGGTGCCGCACTGGCTGTCATCGGTGCCGGTTATCTGGGAATCAACCCTCCGGGATTCGTGGCGCAGGTGGTCGCCTTTGCCTTCGGCCTTGCAGCGGCCTCCTTCTTCCCGGCCATTATTATGGGAATCTTCTATAAGAAGATGAATAAAGAAGGCGCGATCACCGGTATGCTTGCAGGTATTCTCTTTACGGCGGCGTATATCATCTACTTTAAGTTCGTCAATCCGGCGGCCAACACACCTGACAACTGGTGGTTCGGCATCAGTCCGGAAGGTATCGGAACTCTGGGTATGTGTCTGAACTTCGTTGTTGCTATTGCCGTGAATAAGTTTACGGCAGAAGTTCCTCACGATGTACAGGAAATGGTGGAATCGATTCGTTATCCGAAAGGAGCAGGTGCCGCACATGACCATTGATTTATGACCCGGCAGAGTGTGCTAGTTTCACACTGAAATTGCATGTAAATATGAAGCACTGAATATGAATATATTCAGTGCTTTTTCTTATATTTCAGTCTCACAATTGAGACTAAACCGTAAAAATTGTACACAAAAGCAAGATATTTGTTCAATAATTAATGTATGTGTAATTGATTTTGTTAATAATTACTGAATGAATATATCAATATATAATTAATTGCATATGATGCTGTTTCATTATTTTTAAACTTCCTTACAATCCGCATATGCATCTAGTATTGTCTCATAAATGAATTGTCGAATAACAATATAAAAAATAAGTTATTTCTTTATTTGTTTTTAATACCTATATGACATCCTGAACATATAGAAAAAGATTTTATAATTATTCAATTCCACTCTTATTATGGAAAATTCCATGATGAGCATATTTCTAGCCCACCGACCACTCATTCCAGATTCACACTGATGCAATAAGTGTACGCTGCTCAGGCGTACTTGAAGATCATCAACAACATAAAGAATGATAAGGAAATATATATGAAGAGTTATTCCTTAATAATTAAAACTCTCATCTTACTCTTGTTCACATCTGAGGCGAATGCATGGACAGAAGTCAGGGACTTCAACTTCGGCAAGTCTGGTGACATTGCGATCAATCCAACCTCTGGCTTTAATGATTTAGCAGGTGCTTCCAAAATTGTGAGACAGGACGACGGGAAACCAACGCTCGAAGGTCAGTCCGCCGTCGATATTCATGTCCGTAAAGGTGAAACCGGTTATGGTTCCTGGGGCGGAGACATGTACTTCCCTGAGTATATTCATAAAGGGGAAGAACTATGGCTGCAATTCTATCTTTACATTCCTGCTGACTATGAAATCGGCACACCAACAGGCTACCTCAAGTTCATTCGTTTACGTAATGTCATGCGCAGCCCGGGCAAGCCTCCAAAAGTGACCGGACATTTCGATCTTCTCTTTCAGAATCAGGGCTCAAGAGGCACCTTTGCCATGCTGAAAGAGGGGGAAAGTAATGTACTACGTATCGGTGATTCGGTATCACAGCCAATTCCCCGGGATGAATGGGTGAAATTCGAATTATATATCCGCCTCGATAATGTCCCGGAAAGCCAGGGGGGTACGGGTGTTGTCCGTTTCTGGATGAATGATGAACTGGTTGGTGAACGAAATGACATCATCACATTAGGAACATATGACCTGAAAACCAAAGAAGTATATGAAGATGCCTATTTTACCCGAGTCCTATTCTTTACCTACTGGAATAGAACGGCACCGAAAACCCAGTCTTTATATATGGACCATGTCTATATGACCAATGATACGACTCAGGTAAGAAACTTTGATGAAAACGGTAACCCATTCCTGGGAGAGATTCTCAACCCTGCACTCACGATTTCCTGGGATGCACCGGTAACCCGTACCGATGGCAGCGCGATGAATCCTGATGAAATCGGAGGTTATGAACTCCGTTATAAAGCGAAAACCGCAACTGAGTACACCTATATTCAGATTAAAGATACCAGCACCAGTCAATATCAGATTGCCGACATTGACGATCCTTCAGAGTATGTTTTCGAAGTCGCCGCATACGATACTCAGGGGATTTACAGCCGTTTTGTAAGCGCAAGCGTGAATTAATCTAAAAATATAATAAGGAAATATTTATGAAGACAAAGATTTATATTTTCATCAAAGCGTTTACCTTGCTGGTTCTCTCTTTTCAGGTTCTTGCCTGGACAGATACCCGGAATTTCAATTTCGGCAATGATGGGGATACCGCATATGATGCAAACGCTGGTTTTAATGATTTGGCTGGTGCGTCGAAGATTGTTAAACGAGGTAATGGCACTCCAACTCTGGAAGGATTCTCTGCGGCAGAAATTAATATTCGTCAGGGTGAAACAGGCTATGGCTCCTGGGGTGGCTCTATGTTCTTCCCTGAGTATATTCATCGGGGAGAAGAACTGTGGCTCCAGTTCTATGTGTATATTCCAGAAGATTACGTCATCAATACAGCTACGGGTTATCTCAGCCTGCTCCGACTGCGTAATATCATTGCCAGCCCGGATAAAACGAAGAAAGCGACAGGCTTCCTAGATATTATGTTCCAGAATCAGGACTCAACCCGAGGCACTTTTGCGGTTCTGAAGCAAGGAGAAAGCAGTGTCAAACGTATCGGCAACTCAGCATCACAACCGATTCCACGTGACCAATGGGTGAAACTTGAACTCTACGTTCATGCCGACAGCGTTCCTCAAAGCAAAGGTGGTCAGGGTATTGTCCGGTTATGGATGGATGATGAGCTGGTCGGTGAAGTGAGCGATATTGTGACACTTGGCATGGCAAACCTGAATACCAAAGAGCAATATGAAGATGGCTACTTTACCAGAGTGATGTTTTTCAGCTACTGGTTCGGTGGTGCTCCGAAAACCCAGAAGCTCTATATGGACCATGTTTTCATGACCAATGATGCCAATGTACCGGAATACCGTGATGCACAGGGTCATCTGTTCTTAGGTAAACGTCTTGCACGGCCAGTGATGGTTGCAGTGCAGGCAGACTAACGTTAAACAATGATTCAGCTTCTGCTCAGTTTTCTATTCAAAAATAGTGCAGAGGCTGAATCCTATCTTTTCACTCAGTTATTCACACCGACAACCGTAAACTCCGGATTGATCGCCGTCAGTTTCTTCACCAGATAGTTCAGCAGCATACCGTACATTGGTACAAACAGACCTAAACTAATCACCAGTTTAAATCCATAATCGACCATAGCGATTTCCTGCCAGTGTTGCGCCATAAACGGATCCGGACTTTGATAGAAAGCAATCCCGAAAAAAGCGACGGTATCTAATGCATTTCCGAACAATGTTGAACATGTAGGCGCGATCCACCACTGCTTTAACTGGCGTAGTCGATTGAAAACCTGTACATCTAAAACCTGTCCCAACAGATAAGCCATAAAACTGGCGATTGCGATTCGGGCCACAAACCAGTTCAGATGCGTCAGAGGATCGGTTCCCTGAAAGTGCCCTTCAAAAAACATCACCGACAACAGGTATGAAACAACCAATGCCGGTAACATCACCAGAAAAATAATCCGCCGGGCTAAAGATGCGCCAAAAATTCTGACCGTCAGATCCGTTGCCAGAAAAATGAACGGAAAAGTAAACGCACCCCAGGTCGTGTGATATCCCCAGACAGTAAACGGGATCTGGACCAGATAGTTGCTTGAAGCAATAATCAGCAAGTGGAATAAAACAAGATAGCTCAGCGCTTTACGCTGCTGTGCGATAGTAAAGTAATTCATGTTGTACCTTTTTCTTTTGGTTTGGGGTGAGGGAACCCAAATACAGTTTTCCGTAGCTTCCAACCCCAGTCTGTACGGACGAACTTCACAGGCTCAAAAGCGGGCGGCGATTATACAGCAATTCATACTGACTTCAAGATGAATAACATGGAAAGTATGGTGAAACACGATGAGGGAATAAGTAGATCAAGGGATAAGAGTGATCAATAGATAACAGTGATAGTGCTCTGGTCCGCCCCAGTGGGCGAACCGGAACACTTCACTAAATACAGACAGAAAACAGGCGATGTCTTTGACTGTAGCAATCAGCCCCTGCGCAGGTAGGTCTATGCAGGGGACAGAGATAAGATAATTATGAAAGTGAAGTAGCTGATTTCACTTCCTGTTCTTGTTCTCTTCCTTGTTCAGATGTTTGCTCTTGTCCTTGAGGATACTGAATTTCTTTTTCTGAAGCGCCAACCACAATAGAAGCGGCCAGGTCGCCAATCACGTTAATCGATGTTCTTGCCATATCCAATATGCGATCGATTCCCGCAATTAATGTTAAACCTTCTAAAGGCAGACCTACTGACGTCAATACAATCGACAGCATGATCAGGCCACCACCAGGAACACCGGCAGTACCGATCGCACCTAACGTTGCCGTCAGAATAATGGTTCCCATCTGTGCGAAGGTTAAATCAATGCCATAAACCTGAGCAATAAAGAGTGCACAAACTCCCTGATACAGAGATGTTCCCCCCATATTGATGGTTGCCCCTAATGGCAGTACAAAACTTGCAATCTTGTCCGATACGCCGAAGTTTTCCTTAATGGTACGGATACTGACCGGCAAAGTGCCCGAACTACTGGAAGTACTGAACGCAGTTGCAGCAGCAGGTAAGATGCCCTTCATGAACCGTAGTGGCGAGATTCCGGCAAATCCTTTAACGGTCAGTGCGTAGACCAGAGCCATCTGAATGACACAGCCAACATATACCGCAGCAATAACCTTAATCAGAGGAATCAGGACAGCTGCACCATTTGACGCGACCACAGGGACAATCAGGCCGAATACACCATACGGTGCCAACGACATGATAAAACCGGTAATTTTGTACATAATTTCAGCCACACTTTCGAAAAACGAAATGAATGGCTGGGCTTTCTTTTCAGGAAGAGACGTAGCACCCATCCCAAGAAACAAAGCGAAAGCAATAATTTGCAGCATATTGCCTTCAACGAGTCCTTTCAGTGGATTCTTAGGGATAATATTTAAAAATGTATCCACCAGACTCACACTTTCCACAGCTTTACCTGTTCCGCTGACCGGAATGGTTAATCCTGCTCCCGGCATAAAAATCGTTGCCAGAAACAGACCAATCGCCACAGCAAAAGCCGTTGTTAACAGATAGTAACTAAGTGTTTTTCCTCCGATTCTTCCCAATGTTTTGATGTCACCAATACTGGCGGCACCAACAATCAACGATGAAAATACTAAAGGGACAATTAGCATTTTGATCAGGTTGATGAATAACGTTCCGATGGGTTTAATATAGGTATTCGCAATATCCGGCGAACCCTGGAGAAGCAATCCAACCGCGACCCCTGCAGCAAGACCAATGAAGATTTTGGTGGTTAACTTCATTTTTTTCATGATGTTCCTCATTGTTTTTTATAGATGACATCGCCTGTTCATATCGTCTATAACTGCTTTTTTTATACGTCTACTAAAGTGGAACGATAGACTTGTCTATTGTATAGTTTGTGCTACACAAACTCGCGCGACATTATCACATTACTCAATAGCAAACCATGGCAGATTGTGACGAATCGGGGATTTTACACATTATTCCTCTTCAGCCAAACGATTCACTCAGAATAATCAACTGAACCTTATCCGGCATACTTGAGCAATCAGAACGGTTCGTGATACTCTTCGCCTCCATTTTCTGCCCGTATTTCTACTCAAATAAATCTCGGTATAACTTACACTATCGGTTTAAAATGAGTCAGACGGGTAAGCTGTCCGCTTTGTAATGATGTGTTAACTGATAGTAAGAGTGAAAATAGACATGATGGGTCAAGGTACGCTTTATATTGTTTCAGCTCCCAGCGGAGCAGGAAAATCCAGCCTGATTGCCTCCTTAATGGAGAAAAATCCGACCTATGCCATGAAAGTCTCTGTATCACACACAACCAGACAGCCCAGACCGGGGGAACAGGACGGCGTCCACTATCACTTTGTCGATAAAGCACATTTTAAAGACCTGATTGCCAAAGGTGAGTTTCTCGAATATGCAGAGGTCTTCGGGAATTATTACGGAACCTCTCAGGTCTGGATTGAAGAAACCCTGAACAAAGGAATCGATATATTCCTTGATATTGATTGGCAGGGCGCCCGGCAGATCCGTGAAAAAATGCCAGCGGCCCGCAGTATTTTCATTCTGCCACCTTCAAAAGAAGAGCTGGAGCGTCGTTTGAACGCCCGTGGGCAGGACAACGAAGACGTCATTGCCAAAAGAATGAGTGAAGCACAGTCAGAGACTTCTCACTATTCAGAGTATGACTACCTCATCATCAACGACGATTTTGATGTTGCATTGATGGATTTTAAAGCAATCATTCGGGCAGAAAGATTGAAGCAAGACAAGCAAGCTGCTAAATATAGCAGTATGCTGTCGGAATTATTGTCTGATTAACGAATGAGGCAATAAACCATCCGACGAAGTAACCCGTGAAGTTTACAATCTATTCCGTTCGGTTGTATAATTTCTGGTCATTTATAGATTTTTATTAACGATTTGGAGTTCTCATGGCACGCGTAACTGTTCAAGACGCAGTTGAAAAAGTTGGCAACCGTTTCGATTTGGTTCTTATTGCGGCACGCCGCGCTCGTCAGATGCAAACAGGTGGAAAAGATCCATTGGTGCCAGAAGAAAACGATAAAGCGACCGTTATCGCCCTGCGCGAAATTGAAGATGGTCTGATTACCAAAGAAGTTCTTGATGCACGTGAGCGTCAGGAGCAGCAAGAGCAGGAAGCCGCAGAATTGGCAGCCGTGAGCAGTATCGCTCACAACCGTTAATTCTTCTCTGGTTACACAACATACGGGCCTAAAATTTGTATCTATTCGATAGCCTCAAAGCCGTTGCCCAGGAATATCTGACAGAGCCTCAAATTGAGGCTCTGCGTCACTCTTATGTGGTTGCGAGAGATGCTCACGAGGGACAAACACGTTCCAGCGGAGAGCCTTACATTATCCACCCGGTCGCCGTAGCCCGGATTCTGGCAGAGATGCGTCTGGATCTGGAAACACTGCAAGCCGCACTTCTCCACGATGTTATCGAAGATACAGAAGTCACAAAAGAAGAGCTGGAAACGAAATTCGGAACGTCAGTTGCCGAACTCGTCGAC includes these proteins:
- the gmk gene encoding guanylate kinase, with product MGQGTLYIVSAPSGAGKSSLIASLMEKNPTYAMKVSVSHTTRQPRPGEQDGVHYHFVDKAHFKDLIAKGEFLEYAEVFGNYYGTSQVWIEETLNKGIDIFLDIDWQGARQIREKMPAARSIFILPPSKEELERRLNARGQDNEDVIAKRMSEAQSETSHYSEYDYLIINDDFDVALMDFKAIIRAERLKQDKQAAKYSSMLSELLSD
- the rpoZ gene encoding DNA-directed RNA polymerase subunit omega; the protein is MARVTVQDAVEKVGNRFDLVLIAARRARQMQTGGKDPLVPEENDKATVIALREIEDGLITKEVLDARERQEQQEQEAAELAAVSSIAHNR
- a CDS encoding heparin lyase I family protein — encoded protein: MKTKIYIFIKAFTLLVLSFQVLAWTDTRNFNFGNDGDTAYDANAGFNDLAGASKIVKRGNGTPTLEGFSAAEINIRQGETGYGSWGGSMFFPEYIHRGEELWLQFYVYIPEDYVINTATGYLSLLRLRNIIASPDKTKKATGFLDIMFQNQDSTRGTFAVLKQGESSVKRIGNSASQPIPRDQWVKLELYVHADSVPQSKGGQGIVRLWMDDELVGEVSDIVTLGMANLNTKEQYEDGYFTRVMFFSYWFGGAPKTQKLYMDHVFMTNDANVPEYRDAQGHLFLGKRLARPVMVAVQAD
- a CDS encoding dicarboxylate/amino acid:cation symporter, with product MKKMKLTTKIFIGLAAGVAVGLLLQGSPDIANTYIKPIGTLFINLIKMLIVPLVFSSLIVGAASIGDIKTLGRIGGKTLSYYLLTTAFAVAIGLFLATIFMPGAGLTIPVSGTGKAVESVSLVDTFLNIIPKNPLKGLVEGNMLQIIAFALFLGMGATSLPEKKAQPFISFFESVAEIMYKITGFIMSLAPYGVFGLIVPVVASNGAAVLIPLIKVIAAVYVGCVIQMALVYALTVKGFAGISPLRFMKGILPAAATAFSTSSSSGTLPVSIRTIKENFGVSDKIASFVLPLGATINMGGTSLYQGVCALFIAQVYGIDLTFAQMGTIILTATLGAIGTAGVPGGGLIMLSIVLTSVGLPLEGLTLIAGIDRILDMARTSINVIGDLAASIVVGASEKEIQYPQGQEQTSEQGREQEQEVKSATSLS
- a CDS encoding 7-cyano-7-deazaguanine/7-aminomethyl-7-deazaguanine transporter, producing the protein MNYFTIAQQRKALSYLVLFHLLIIASSNYLVQIPFTVWGYHTTWGAFTFPFIFLATDLTVRIFGASLARRIIFLVMLPALVVSYLLSVMFFEGHFQGTDPLTHLNWFVARIAIASFMAYLLGQVLDVQVFNRLRQLKQWWIAPTCSTLFGNALDTVAFFGIAFYQSPDPFMAQHWQEIAMVDYGFKLVISLGLFVPMYGMLLNYLVKKLTAINPEFTVVGVNN